One stretch of Oncorhynchus clarkii lewisi isolate Uvic-CL-2024 chromosome 3, UVic_Ocla_1.0, whole genome shotgun sequence DNA includes these proteins:
- the LOC139405810 gene encoding interferon-inducible GTPase 5 has translation MVLHPKIPNIRIWTIPSLDGQNHPIEHFDVLVVLTSVQHQDNLSGPIMELRDRDQPLFLVRAEQEWDLVQEKLTGPCKTCAWERMRARQMEIERKRLAVTAGDAEVPEDVKQTLLELREIGATMTTALPELRKKAFCQFMVDVFRENRVPKLLRNDEQSLLSAGLRMDKLRPGDIDQNGHLFQSRDLTNPPSRLLSALTALEHLRLDLGVLGQTGCGSSSLVNSLLGLKNQDERASPTGVTETTMEALGFPHPELPNVWLWDLPGMGRVGELAPSSTKTDQKALSSSPQPPSPFPPMSLTPLHPLCDVYILVSPLRLSQVCVQLLQSLSAQGRMCYLVLSKADLMGEGAVEEVRRWSEEALGRLGLKHTTFLVSALHPGELDFPRLQELLCSALTSHRKAALVHYVVELLESEVWGGKDQADPCKLQ, from the exons ATGGTCCTGCACCCTAAAATCCCCAACATTCGGATTTGGACAATTCCAAGCCTCGATGGCCAAAACCACCCTATTGAACACTTCGATGTGTTGGTGGTCCTCACCTCAGTGCAGCACCAGGACAACCTCTCAGGGCCTATCATGGAGCTCCGCGACAGGGACCAACCGCTGTTCTTAGTCAGAGCTGAACAGGAGTGGGACCTGGTCCAGGAGAAGCTCACAGGACCCTGTAAGACCTGTGcctgggagagaatgagagcccGTCAGATGGAGATTGAGAGGAAGAGGCTGGCAGTCACAGCTGGAGATGCTGAAGTCCCAGAGGATGTGAAGCAAACGTTACTAGAGTTAAGGGAAATTGGAGCGACCATGACTACAGCTCTGCCTGAGCTGAGAAAGAAAGCCTTCTGTCAGTTCATGGTGGATGTTTTCAGAGAAAACAGAGTTCCAAAACTGCTGAGGAATGACgaaca GTCTCTGCTGTCAGCTGGACTGAGAATGGACAAGCTGCGTCCGGGGGACATTGATCAGAATGGACACCTGTTCCAGTCCAGAGATCTGACCAACCCTCCATCCAGACTTCTCTCCGCCCTCACGGCCTTGGAGCACCTCCGACTGGACCTGGGGGTCCTGGGGCAGACGGGTTGCGGAAGCTCCAGCCTAGTCAACTCCCTCCTGGGCTTGAAGAACCAGGACGAGAGGGCGTCTCCCACTGGAGTCACTGAAACCACCATGGAGGCTCTGGGGTTCCCACACCCTGAGCTGCCTAATGTCTGGCTGTGGGATCTACCAGGCATGGGCAGGGTGGGGGAACTGGCTCCCTCATCGACCAAGACAGATCAGAAGGCTCTTTCATCTTCTCCGCAACCTCCATCTCCATTCCCTCCGATGTCGCTGACTCCTCTGCACCCACTATGTGATGTCTACATCCTGGTCTCGCCTCTCAGGCTTAGCCAGGTCTGTGTCCAGCTGCTGCAGAGTCTGTCAGCTCAGGGGAGGATGTGCTACCTGGTCCTCTCCAAGGCTGACCTAATGGGGGAAGGAGCTGTTGAAGAGGTTAGAAGGTGGAGTGAGGAGGCCCTAGGTCGACTAGGCCTCAAACATACCACTTTCCTGGTGTCAGCTCTCCACCCAGGGGAGTTGGACTTCCCCAGGCTGCAGGAGCTGTTGTGTAGTGCACTGACTTCCCACAGAAAGGCTGCCCTTGTTCATTATGTTGTAGAACTTTTGGAATCAGAGGTGTGGGGGGGAAAGGACCAGGCAGACCCTTGTAAGCTTCAGTGA